The DNA window ATTACCTTGGTAGATTTTCCACAACTAACAATGTTATTACAATTGTAGATTTCCTAAATTTAACAATATAGCTAATTCTATCAAAATTACATTTGCAAATAACAGTTACCCATATTAATTTTAATCTAGCGataatatcaaaaattaataatttaaaacatacagtttcatttatttcttttaagtcaactaaaatatcacaacaaaaacaacaaaagttttaatttcacatttaatATAGCAATTTCAAATTCTCTGGAGATGTATCATTCCATAAAAACATGCATAGCTAAAAAGTCAATATCTTGAGTGTCAGCTCTAAAGCTACTAGAATTGTAACAtcacagaaaaattaaaataaatggtcATATTTATATGTCTACGTTCACTAGAACTTCATATTATTAAAACGACacattaaaatcaaaacttttatgCATATAGACTGCTCAGCATTTACTGGTAGGTGTCACTATTTCTTCATGCAAACAAATACttgatatttctttgtgttttttcaCACCTGTCAGGGTTTATTCAGTTGTCAGCATTGGTttagttttgctttattttaccTGGTCAAATATCACTTACACTTATCCCTTGTTACCATTCCAGTAAAGaggtttttgattttttttctttacattgtttttactttttatgtttcaaTACTTTGTATAATTATCGTTCAACTACTTTAACGTGTGGaagaactgtaaaataatttagcTAAAGCTGTAACTTGGTCACAAAAAAAGGGTGGGGAATCTGACCTCAGAATTTGGATTTCCAGGTTTTTATATGTtagaattttacaaataaatttaatgcTGAACCCGAACCTTACAGTTTTTATTTGGTACTTCTGAACGTACTGGAAATTCACAACTGTTtaaatgaacaaagtaaaaatataaataataatacattttaaaatcactaatattatacaatattagaTTGACTTGTTCACTCTATGATTATATCTGTAAGGATAACCTTCATTCCGAGTATTATATTATTGTGAATACAGATCGATTTACTTGCAATATTTGAAACGGAAGAGTGTAATAGTGCTACAAGCTGTCTTAATGTCGTGTTGCTGATGGCTTCGTGTGAgccaaaatattgtttgttttccatgCTTCAATACGAAAAAGAATCGACAAGTCCACTTCTTGACCGTAGAAGCTCTGCTGTGATCTTCAAAACGCACGTATCAGTCCaaactgtgtgtaatataatCAGAGAGGCTGGTTTGTTGTTGTGGAAAACCTAATATCACAGCAAAACTGTTGAGATTAGACTCAACTCTTCACTAAGCAAGACTGAACGCTAGTGCCATTTTAGATTATTCCAAGCCTATCTTTTGCTTACAGACCACTATCACATACTAACAATGTTAAACACAGGTGTTCGATTTGTGGGTCCATTTTGGTTTGGGTTGATATCAGCTTCAATAACAAGATTGAGTTCTCACACGTGTTCCACAGTAACTTTTTGACAGCTGCGCAGTACAGAGTTCTAGATATTTTCATGACGCTGTACACTGACGACATTTGTGGCAGTTTTGTCCTTGTAGATACCAATATTGTTCATACCATATTCTGATCGTGGATGAGTTCCCTTAGATGGACACTACTGTTCGTACGGAATGGCTCACTCGAACCACAAATAAGAATCCAATTGAGTATATTTTGCACTTCCACTCTTGCGGTGTTTCGGCCCATTCCGTTCAGGAGAAACTAACTATCTGTACTGTGTTTATATTTGAGAACATATAAGTGCAACGACATATGCAGATATCAggtagtttctatttttctattttattttacaattcgtttttttttctcgAAAAGTTTTCCTTGCAGTTTTGAGTAATATAGTATTACGTTTACTAGAACTCTAACATTACCAAAAAAGGAAGTTGAATCTTGGAACTTGCATTTCTAGTTTTGTATACGctaacattttacaaataatttgaatGGTGACTTCGAACCTGAAAGCTTTTATTTACTACTTCTGAACTTACTATAAATTCACAGTTGTCTAAATAAATAACGTAATAGTATAAATAATACTACATTTTAAGATCACTAGTATTGTACAATATTAGGTTAACTTACTCACTTGTTCACTCTATGATTATACCTTTAAGGATAACCTTCATTCCGAATCTTATATTAATATGAATGGAGATAAATTAACCTGCAATATTTGTAACAGAAAATAGGAATGTAATAGTGAGCGTATCTATCCGCTTGGaaattaaaacaagacaaaaataattgtattttacagttttatgatTTCACACACATTTAATAGCAAACATGATATCGCACGAAGCTACAGAAGGGTTACATGCGCATAACCATCCCCAATagtaaactgatagactagaggtcGGTTGACAGTCAATACTACCCACTGCCAATACTTAGGTTACTCTTGCCTGACCGTAAGTATGGAATTTTTGCAGAAACAGGATGTGAATCATGAATTATCAGATTAAGAACTCGGCCACTCTACTTAACGGGTCACACCCACTCCCTTTAATGTTTGGtgcttttgaaaattaaaaatattacaacataaacACTATGTATCAATCTACTTGTacgttcataaaattattttcagttaaaggTATAAATTTTACACTATACTAGTTACatgtgtaaaacaatattatttgcgAGTCTAAGTACAGGTATAATCGGTTTCCCAATTAATTCACACTTACCATTTTCATACATGATGAAGGTGTATATTAAACGTTATTTCAATTTTCAAAGTCCTTTATGTgagttatacacacacatacatacttttCGAAAGTTTGTGCAATGTATTCCTTTTACGAAAAGTCTAATAAACTTCGACGTCCCTTAAATGTTTTGATGATGGTGGTTCGGCATGGCtatgtggttagggtgctcgacttgtaatccgagaatcacgggttcgaatcgccgtcacaccaaaaatgcttgccctttcagccaagagACGTTATAAACTTACGGTCAATTCTATTAGTAATTGCTAATCGAGTAGCTCTagaattggcggtgagtagtgatgactagctgttttccctctattcttacactgctaaatcagggaaagctagcgcatataacccccgtaaagctttacgcgaaattcagaacaaacttaATGTTGGTAGCTCGAGCAAAGctcaactgaaataaataaataaatatatatatatatatatatacagggtggcccccATAATATGTACTAAATTTTTTAATGTTCATATAACTATAGTAAATGAACCTACAAACCATCAAAACACCTTTATTAACACATTGCTACATCATTTAAGATGCTCAAACTTGGCTTCACCGGCATTCAAACAATCGTTGACATGTACGACGGATCACCTGACATGCTGTTACAGAATTTATGAGTCTGATTCGATGGAGAGCATTTgtgatatatttctttaattggTCAACAGTTTTGGGTTTATTTTTAGCCATCCTTCAAAATTatctgaaatataaataacacgTTTAAAATCGATATGCAGACGTTGTGTAACTTAAAGAATGGGTACATTTTGGGGGCCActttgtatgtatgtacatatatacatacatacatacatatatatatatatatatagcaccgttgtttatttctttactatTTCTTAAACTTGAAATAATCACTAGATCTTATATTTGCTGCTGACTTAAaaagttgattaaatattttgttcaaggCGACCAATAAGATCGTATACAAGTCGATGTACTGAACATTTGGATAACGATAAGTGATTAGATGATGTTTCAAAAAGTACAAACATTTCAAGAGGTTCAAAAACTGAACAACAACCTAGGACTTTGGACAACGAACATTAAACTTTATCATTTTGTTCTACACACGTTGGGAGTAACTTTAACACGACTTTATTTAACTATCAACATAGGAAGTTATTTATACTAGAACCTAAGGAAAATGtaagatatttatttgtaatagtaACTTTTAATTGAAAAGTATAGAACAGAACATATCAACCACACTGTATAACTGCATATCTCATGCCGATGAGGTCTTTCACCCCTTACCAAGTCTCTTCAAGCCACCAGACATAGTATTACTTGAGACAATATTTATATCAGCAAATCGCTTAACAACGACTGTTAGGGTgtgaagtgtaattttttttaaacaacagagGACTTAAGAATTTCCATTTTATTTCGTAAATTACCAAAACGGTTTTGAGCACTTCAGATTTAATTACACTGTTTTCTTACAACGATAAGTTGTAGACTTGCGCACTTCCTTCAAATATTCCAAAGTGCCGTCGGTCTCGTGAATACtaactttttcaatttttatacaaagttaaatattttatagttaagcTTTACATGTATGATAATCGTAGCACGTATTGAAAATTAGTCTGAGAATAACATAAATTAAGTATAAACTTGCTAACTATAAGtggtttgttagttttatttaagtATGTAATAGACATTGAATGTGaataatgtttttcaataaattattaacaataatctTTTCTGGATATGTTTGTAAAACacgtatattataaaataatatttcttgacaTGTGTCCGATTCATAGCAAACtatttaaaactttctaaaaCCACCTTTCTCTTATTATGATACCTATTTAAGTGTGTAATATGCATATCAGATTTTACCGTCTTCTAATGAATTTAAGATTCTAGCATCCAACTAAAAAATACCACTTTTATATAATCATTGTAAGTGTAGTTTACCACAACACGAGCTTTTAACACCATTATTTCTTACACTATGCACATTGTGTATGTTGAACgaaatacaataaatgttaagTGTAGTTTTTGCAAAGTTCAGTAGTCCTTTATATATGAGTCGTGTTTCAGAAAAGCGGTGCTACAATCAGTTGACAAAAGACGTTTATCAAAACTACAGATTTATAGATCTGATAATTTTTAATCTCCTTAAAATGTCTATCAGTATAGAATGAAAACAACGATAACTAATGCATCGAACAGTGGAAGTGATAAGACCTGCTTGAATTAGTGATATTACATGGAGTAACTTTGgtgattttgttatattataatcACTCCTTCCATACGTTCATTATGCTTCTGGAGaagtaaacaaaaatttgaaagcatatttttactttaaaataatgctaacttgaacaaaattaaactaaacaataaaaaacacgatTTTTTTCATCgttaataattatgttaaattttattttggagAATGCTTTGTTAATTAAACCCCCACCCAATCCTCATTCAAAACATAATTGACATTTTCAGAGCCAAAAATGTGATGGTTTCGTATGTTATTTGGAGCACCTATATACAGTGGGTCAAAAATACACGTAAAAACCTTGAGGCTTTTTCGGGGAAACACCCTGGCGGCTCGCTAGGTAATTACAAATTTTCGTGACCACAGGTTCCGACTTGAGATAGTTAGACCCATATTTTGCAGCTGCTAACGTCTCAACACGACAGTAGACGTTTTTATGGTTTTCATCGTTTGACAGAACGAAACAACAGAAACAATAATATACTTGAGTTTATAATTCTAAGAAACGTTTTATattgtacaaacaaatattaaaggtATTGTTTGTCTAAGAGCTCCTTAGATATTATCTAATGAATGCTTACAAGTGtcactgtttttttctttaattaactgttgcaatcttgtattttataatttgcaagaaagtaaaaagaaaaaaaagcttaGTACAAGCATTGCACTAAGAATACTGATCACCCATTCTTCATTAGTTAAATAGTTAACACTATTCAATGTAAAACCATTGTTAGTTGACGATACGCTAAAATTTTactgtacaataaaaaaataactttctcattttattttatcgAGCTTTTAAGTAGGCCAGGTAACCCAGCTCTCAACTCCTCATGCGAGAGTagggagttcgaatccccgttacaccaaacatgcttgccctttcagccatggaggcgtataatgttcaatcccattattcgttggtaaaagagtaacctaagagtcggcggtggttgatgatgactagctgtcttccatttaGTTCTATAGTAATACATTATAAACGCCTTGTGAAGATAAgattcgtgtagctttacgcgaagttcaaaaacagtTATGAAGAGACAACAAATAAATTACCCTTGCAGAAAGATTTACGTAGAACCATTGTAAATCGTGACAAAACAATTTcacattaaagaaatatttacttaaagCCAATGTAAATAATGACGCAATAAGTTCATATAGAAACATTTAATTAGAACGAATGTAAAGAGTAACACAATAAGTtcatttagaaacatttaattaGAGCCGTGTTTTGAagcaattaaattttgaaatgggAGCCACTTTGGTTAATACAAATAAGAAACGTATTTACTTATTCCTTAAAAACTTATTAAAGCGTATCACTTAAATAAGAAACAGTGGTTTGAAATCATAACACGGTCTAGATGCTTAAAATAAGTGTACGAGAAtatgattagtttgttttagaaattgtGTGCAAAGTTACTCGCGCCTCTTCTTACTTTTGATCTGATTAGAAAGTCAATTTATCCACAAaacccaccatcaattcttgaGGTGCTCTTGTCTGATATAACATTGGTATTTGACCATCATCCTTACAGCGCAATCACGGAGTGgagtgtatttttgtaaaaacagaACGCATACTAGGAATACTTGGACTCATAATTCAGTCAGCTTTATACGAAGAAACTTCTAAGAAAGGGAAATACAAAGTcggtgaaataattttattaacataattaaacagtttaaattagCCGCCTAGCTTTTAGCGAACAAATTCTCAGTTCAGTAAAAATTATTAACCAATGTTCTGTACTAACACATTTTATCAAATTCAACAATAACGCTCACAAAGGTAACGCACCATAAATTccatgtaatattaaaaaaagaaaaaacacatcaTGCTCTCAACTTCAACATGTAGGGACGCAATCATTTCCAGGAACCATGGAAAAATTCTATAACCTGAATGGATCACATAAACAAACGAAATGCATGAAAGTTAGGTCTTTTATGAATTGGGATTTTCCCTTAGTCTAACATCTCGTTTTAAGAAAACAATACAGAAAATGCAAGAAAGAAAAGACAAGcaaaattatctgttttatttcatctGTCCCTTGTAAACCAACTGTATTCAGATACTTGTGTCACAACAGTTTCAAATTTCATGTTATCCATTGTGTGTgtccccctgctagtacagtggtatgtctccggatttaccacgctaaaatcaggggttcgattcctctcggtgggatcagcagatagcccgattgctataagaacacacacactccATTAATTGTGCACCAATCTTATAACGATAGTTGGGTAGAATGAAAGTCGTTTTATTTCGTCTTTTCTGTAAGAacatatttctgttgttttattccTTCGTCACTATTAAAAGTAATcaactgactgacagacaatacaCAATTCAGCAAATGTACAAAAGTCTAAATCTTTATCTACTTATTTTTCAGGAGCAAGAGTTCACCGTctcacatattttttttaattatcgaACACCATAAATTGTATACTGACCactttttaaaaatgtctttagtACGATATCACTGTGATTTCGAAATTCGTTTTAGGATGATAACTCgatggtattaaaaaaaaaaatctttctgaACTTACGCGTGCATTTGTTGTTCAACACAAAGCTGCGCGTTGAGTTATCTGTGTTGTACCCATCGCAGGGAATGACCATAAATCATGGCGTTTAAGCCACTGAAAGATTAAAAAGTTTGATTTATTCCAGTATCTCATACGCTGTGACAGATTCTGTTTAATTCCACTGAAAATAATTACTACCTTTTGTTCGTCACAAAAGTTGAAAATGTAAATGTGCAAGTCAGAAAACATGTAGTTTAAAAACTACTACAAAAACCGAaagagtatttaaaaaataagatcaCAGTTTGACATCATTATACAAGTCTCTGGAGTTTATAAAATAGCATCCTTTTCAAATCATTGTagttaaatgttttgaaacagcCAAGTTAATAGTCTGTTCTGAAGAAATCTATCGGCacttgaaataacttttatttctacGAGTAAGGCCTTCGCCTGTATTTGAAGAATATGTACAGAATTtagtaacataaaacattttaatatattctattcaagtacaaactttcatTATGTAATAACACTCGCAGTTcgaatttttataatttacaattaatcATTCACAAGAGAAAAACCCTGTAACGATTTATTCAACTTCCTTAGAATTCTATCAAAGAGTATGATTCTATATGATATGAAGTGTGCaagtgatatttaatttttatgaaaacagttATTGCTTCTTTATCAATTTTACTTTCAGAAAACACGAAACTTCATTATATCCTAAGTTTACAAAACTCACAGTCGTTAAAACAATTAACATATTACAAGGGTTCTAATAACAACTGAAACTTTTATTATTGATCATTAGGATATACAAACACTGTtaatgctatttattttatttacaggttCATCTTCTAAGATGGACATTAGAACACCAGAACCTTTGAACGTGTATTTCTTACCAGATATCAAAGAACTTTCTGGTAACCACTTCGTAACCTCAGCAACTTTACGTGTTTACAGAACTCGGGGATCCGGTTCTCTTTTTTCAACAAACGTTACAAGCTATCCACGACACGAGAGCTTGGATTCCACAAGAATGAACCAAAGTCAACCCATGGTGTCTGTGTATCGACTCGTGAATACTTCAATGGGGGAAAAGTCCCAGACACGGATTCTAGTCACTTCTCGCATGTTGGAACTGCAAGGTTCAGAGGGCTGGGAGACGTTTGATGTTTCCAGCACGGTGGAAAGTTGGTTATCCAACTCTGAAACGAAACTCGGATTTCAGATTGTATGTCGTAACTGTGACTTTGTGTTTATGTCAGTTAACAATTCCCTAGAAGCCAGTTCCTTCAACCAACAAAGTAGTATGGTTCTTCGTCAGACTGTTCTTGAAATCCAACTCTCAGAAAGATCGGGTCGCTCACGGCGGAACGTTCGCCACGCTCATAAGTATCCCCTGGACTGTACCCATGGGGAAAAGACTAAAAAATGCTGCCGGTACAAAATGAAAGTATCTTTCCAAAGTATCCCACTCAAAGGAACCGGCTGGGAATATATCATTGAACCCAAAGAGTTTGATGCCTTTGTGTGCAAAGGAAAGTGCAATAAAAGGTATAGGAATTTTCTCAACAAACACGCTTTGATCCAGAACTGGATGCGGAGGATAATGAAAAACAAGATCCCGCGACTTTGTTGTACCTCCAAGAAACGAGAACCTCTTGTGGTGAAAGTGATTGATAGTCATAGCCAACGACGTGAAGGTAAACTTGACGACATGATCGTCACAGAGTGTGGATGTGGTTAAAGATCGTATTCCTATCCATTTCCGATCTTTAGTCGCTGTTATGTGGGTCAGATGAATTAAACACTTGATTTTTGCTACAGCACATCACACTTGTAACCAGTCAACATTTATCCCGTCAACAGTCTATCTTAGCTGTTCGTCCAAGTGGTTTAAAAAAGGTTGACCAATAGACCACTGTTAACCATCCAGCTATCTTTCCTGATTAATGGTAATGGTGTTGCTCCACAAGTAGTTTGATCTGTAGTCTGTTTATCTAATTTCAGGAAAACCACACTGTGATATTGAAGTGCCTGGAAGCAAATGAGTTATGAGCTTCTCGGTTGACAATACCTCTAAACAAAAGGAGTTGAGAACTTGAAAAACTCCATCACCCTAAGTAACTTCAGCTAAAATAAACGTTGTGCCTTGTGAAATATCCATGTAAAGTAATACTCatgtatttaattataactttattttaacaacaacctaaactaaatatatcttttttagTGTTAGTATGTTGTACATAAAACGTCTCGTAGAcaagatttttaaataaaatgtttacaagtattgattttttattgaaattcaatgagaaaaataaataaaattcttaaaatgatACACATATCGTTAAAACGAAcagttgtaataattaatatcttaaaacttaaaaaaaaactataatcaatacaaagaaaagtttattaaaatcacCAGAAATAGAGACCTGATGTTGAAATGAATGATTTATAAAAGCTATTgacataatacaatttttttaggtTGAACATGTATCAAATTCTCGTTTACATATGTAATCCTTACATTTTTAATGATTCATTTTATGTCATCTTGCTGTAATTATATATTCCAGTCGCATCAAACTTgcccatcctttcagccgtgggagcgttataatgagacggttaatcccactattcgttggtaaaagagtagcccaagagttggcggtgggtggtgatgactagctgtcttccctctagtcttacattgctaaattagggacgtctagtgcagatagccctcgagtagctttgcgcgaaattcaaaacaaatcaaaccaaactgtaATCATAAGACCTGAACTAAAAATTCCTTGATTAGCCCAGTAAATGTATGTTATCAGAGATTTCATTAGACATTTAAAAGATTCGGGCTCGGATCCATAGAACCGGGAATTTTCATCGTCTCAGTATAATATCGATTACGGTTTTCtgttctgatttttcaagacacaAAATGAGGATTCGGCACACTATCCAATAGAATGGGAGCACGTGCTCCGCGTTCCAATGTCTAGCGAGGCCTCTGTGTCCTATAAGGgtatcaatattttaaaagacTAAGTAAATAAGGAAATGATGAAGTGATCGAGGTAACCATCACAACCTTCCATGATAGTATGTGGTACACTCCTTGAAGATCATGGCTGTTAAagactttatacatatattaacgtTTATTTTGACAGCTATtcaactcttgagatactatAATCGAATAATGTGATCTAACTGTTGCTCCAAATCTCAAAAGTGCGAGGTGCAAATACGCAACAACTGGACGCTAACTAGGGGTCCTCAGATTCTAGGTCACGTCCAAtccatgtatatataaatatttgtcaaattaaaaatttgttaagaTGACAATACACTAATATAAGCCTATTAAATCcaacaaactatatacaaatgGAGTGAGATTTCGCTGAACAAACGAGGATACGGGaatgtatataattaattactatcGAGATTTTACAATTCCTATCACATGGGACTTATAGAGCATCTTATAACAGAAAACAACTAGAGAAACACATCATTGCTGATTTTACATATAACACTATTTTCGAAATACTTAATAGTTGAGTGTGCTAAAATAAAACGATTTTGGAACCTCATCGCAGTCCATGTCTTCACTTGCGGTCATGCTCTAATTGATGAATGTACATTTTGACAGTAGCCCTGTAGCATAGTTTCCATTGTAAAAGATTGTCATGTCCATAGCACACTACACCGTCTTACAATGTTTCCATAATATATCTAGTATACGAGGACGACTGTTTCCCAACACCCTCTTCAACAGTCCAATCGCATAAAAATCCATAAGCGCTATGTTTGATGATTTAATTGATGTGTCTTTGCAAAGAATGGCATGAATACATATTTAGTTCTCCATCTTCTTGTGGTATGAGACGAATGAATGAACATTTCGTTGAAGCAACGTATGTACGTATAACTTGGGCCACTTTTCAAGACAGATCCTTCAATCTGTTTTGATTATGTTGTATACTGTTGTTTGGAGCACGTGGAAGGCTTTTTGCACTGATCTGTGCATTCATG is part of the Tachypleus tridentatus isolate NWPU-2018 chromosome 4, ASM421037v1, whole genome shotgun sequence genome and encodes:
- the LOC143249347 gene encoding bone morphogenetic protein 5-like; this translates as MTRKCSFMSYTLTFLCWIILVVCRGQCIPLARSSEYSNLWFDQLDDIDESDFEAEVQYIRDRFLTHLQSVSNMTQVELEKVIQVNYTRVYKENEEHQLTKVYKLTDAGSSSKMDIRTPEPLNVYFLPDIKELSGNHFVTSATLRVYRTRGSGSLFSTNVTSYPRHESLDSTRMNQSQPMVSVYRLVNTSMGEKSQTRILVTSRMLELQGSEGWETFDVSSTVESWLSNSETKLGFQIVCRNCDFVFMSVNNSLEASSFNQQSSMVLRQTVLEIQLSERSGRSRRNVRHAHKYPLDCTHGEKTKKCCRYKMKVSFQSIPLKGTGWEYIIEPKEFDAFVCKGKCNKRYRNFLNKHALIQNWMRRIMKNKIPRLCCTSKKREPLVVKVIDSHSQRREGKLDDMIVTECGCG